The Aedes albopictus strain Foshan chromosome 1, AalbF5, whole genome shotgun sequence genomic interval aacttttgattacctaccctaacgtgtattttaacttaaatgctaattctacacttaaacaaCTGTTGATTTTTGCGCAATGTTGTTagctcttcagaaaattcttcggcCTGCACCAGCTTCCACAGCACAACTTCTGCTTTCAACAGTTCTTCACTCGATAATGTTCTGGCATAGCGCCGTTTGGGATCAATTCTTCTACGGCAGGAATCCATGAAGCGAAGAACGAATCTAACGGTCCGCTGCAGCCGTAGATATTTGGAAAACCATTGATATTGAATCATTTTCGTGGTTTCTGAACCTTGTTCCCCGACCCGTCGAAGAACTTGTCCGGAATTCGAGAGCCAGTTCCGatggatgccaggtgaaattttcaaatgtcttcgcaaggcacgttaaaatgtcttcacatgtcttcacattCCATATTGTGACTTTGGtataaaattaaagttaaaaatcaaaataatctCACTCCGCTCTACATCAAATAATATAGCAATGAGCTTGGTGATGACATCCTACATTCAAGAAAGGCGTTCACACTTCTAGGATgcctccagttttttgtgattcctcATGGACCTTCCCAAGAATTTACTCAGTTCACTGGGAAGTCTTCCTGAAGTTTCCCATAAGAATTAGTCTAAGTGCTCTTCAGACttttctctaggagtacctcgGGAATTGCTTCCGAGGTTTCCAGGTAAATTTATTCAGaagtcttcaagaatttctccaggagttttccgggaatccctccatggCTTCCTCACGAATACCATGAAATTCCTTAACAagctcccgaagaactcctgcagcatttgtggtagaatttctccaagattgcccaggaaatttctccatgatttgactgaaaataaataccaACAAAAGCTTTCcggaaatttccttcagaaattcaatgaaatttacttcaagagttccccaggaagtcctccagcaaTAATCCACGGTTCTCTCAGGATTATTTACCTttaccttttttttaatttctcaagaagttcgtttgatttatttccaagagttccacagaaaaatccgggaattccttcagaagatcttcgggaattcatcctggagttccttagacatttctccaagagttcatcgggaattcgaccagaagtatctcgggaatttctccaggacatcctcgggaattcttccaagagtttcacaggaacttctccaggtgtatctcgggaattcctccaggagatcctcgggaattccgagGGGAATTCCTCCTACAGATTACCTACAGGAAAtccacgggaattcttctaacagttctttgggaattcctgcaggacttcttcgggaattcgtccaggagttgctcggatatttctccatgaattgtttggtatttcttccaggagattcttgggaattcctcctggagttcctcgagtATTCTTCCAGAcgatccttgggaatttctccgggagatcctcgggaattccttcattaaatgcgttgtttagtgaataaaatattattattgtctatagcctaatcaaaagagctaatttttctgagtataacgtgattttattggattttaatagctttgttttgatggttaaattaacaaaacaatttgaatttttatggatagaatgacagttcaatcgataaaatgacagttcgacccgaacaaaaaactttccccatacaaaccttaaatccattttaaaaatagttcccggacttcaaaaattatgaaattttggatttcgattaatttttgggcggagaatctgattatgacaTAATCtaaatacccctaaagaacccaattccatagaaatttctgcaggactgtcagagcaatttctacagaagtccCCGAGAATGTATTTTAGAGCTCctatgaaattctttcaggaatttaatgGAAATTTCTCCTCGGGTCTcgagaatttgtccagggatttcccGGAAATCCTTTCATGGATTCCCCCGAGGATTTCCCACAAATAccacgggaatttctttagaagcaaccgaagaattcctgcagtaattgtgATAGAATCACTCCAGCATCTCCCagggaatttctcaatgattcAATCATTTTTAATTTAACTAcataaattatccggaaattccatccagaatttccacgaaacTTACCTCAGAAATCTACCAACTGATCTTCCAGTAATAATGCATGGTTCCTGGGATTTATTTCCAAAAGTGCCACTAAaaatccggaaatttctccagaagatcctcggcaattcatcctggagttcttaggaagtttctcaaaaagttcttctggaattcctcaagaagataatcggaaatttttacagaagattttcggaaattcctctagtagtcCCTCGGGAATTTCTGGGGTCCTTTCGGATTCACGCTTGAGCGGGAGAAGATGATTAACGCGTGTTCTATCTTCTGTGGTCGGTTTATTACTAAAGCACAGTTATTTACAGAAGGTTGCTCGGTGGCTTCACTAGTGTGTGGTGTGCTGGTGTGTACCTAACGATCTTGGATCGGTTGTGTTTATGTGTGTGGTTCCGAGATCGGGTTGGAGTGTGGTACATAGAATGTGTTTATGCAGAGAGTGAGTTACCTGACTGGTGGTGATGATGATTGTTCCGTGTTGCCAGGATCGCcacaaattctccaggaaatcttcaggaatacctcctggagatcgtcgggagttcctccaggagttcttcagaaactcctccagaaatgcctcgggcattcctccataagcttgtcaaaaattcctcaaggagttcttcaggaaatcctgcaggtatCCATAGGAACATCCAGTTGAACGTCTGATAAACTCCTCAAAGATTTCTTGAGAATATCGTGGAAGTATTCCCGAGAAAATGCtacagaaattctcaaggatctccaggagaaatttccaaggagctcctgagaaattcccaaggagctcctgagaaattcccaaggatctttttgaggaattcccgagaaactcctggaggtatacccGCGAATCTTCGGGAAAgattaccgaggaacttctggaagaatctcgaggcaatcctggaagaattcttgaagaactcatggaggaatttctgtagatctcctggaagaatctccgcggaactcgtagagaaatttcctaggaactcatggatgaatttcagaagaaattctggaaaatttcacgagtaactcctagaggaatccccgattaacttctggaggtattctctcaaggagcttctggaggaattccgaggaaaacatggaggaatgccttaggaactcctgaagaaattctcggcaaactcctggagcaataccaGAGGAGCTCCTGCAAAAATTTGCGCGGAGCTCCTAGAGGTATAcgcgagaatctcttgaagagatttccgtggaactcctggaagaatgtccgaggaactcgtggaaaagttctcgaggaactcctggaagaatccctcgagcaattcccgagaaactccaggaggaattcctggaggaattgggttgttaagtgaataaaatattgttattttctatatcttaaggacagacttgttagaatcccaaaatggccgccacaatggccgactttggcacctactcacgatttctggGGCACAAATCTCatcttaaacaaaaccagcgcacctgaacttcttattttaagctaattacaagcacagataacagatgtttatgctagtacaaatttttcgcagaatcctgtgtaaatgttcaaaacgatatacgttggctcactaccgccatctactcaactgattgcgacattacatctaacttgtatgcaagaatagttcaaagttacacttttattcaagatcgaatacaatcttgaatgtaaaattgcgtagtgcatgcaatcttgaaagcgatcactaactatcgatcactgcgccatctctaaatgattgccacatgagtttcagatgctcgttacatacaaaatggcggttgagcatttttacacacattgccaatataagcataaacgtctgttatctgtgttacaagtgagcaagaacagaataatataaTGAACTGCtgttcgaagcttgcttcttgagatttgtgcgtttgaagttctgatacactgttgaagcgggatttcaagacgtttgtccttaacttccCATAGTGTTCTCAGGTTTGGCCCTGTTTGgcccaataactcaaatttgagttattctgCGAGTATTTTCTGCGGAGTGTCATAAAAATGTAGCCACCCTAATGCATGCAACATGGTATTGTTGCAGCAATGGATGGTGTGACGTTGCAAACGACATTGAACTAGCGTTGATTTGCAACAGCATCAGGACAGATATCCAGCAAGATTTTCAGGACTCCTCCAAAAACTATCCAGCACATCCAGCATGACTCCAGATTTAATCGATAGAAAGTGTTTCATTTGTTGCCAAAGAACAACCAACTTCCTTACAATATCAGACTCCGAAAACGATTCCAAGTGTAACACTGGCCTTATCATACGACAACATTTTTGGTTCCAGGTAAAATCATTCCTTAACTAGTCTCCGGTTATGCCTTCCTAAAATCCTGTTCTGAACTGTTACAGGAAAGTGATCTGCAAGATGGAATCATCTGCGAATCTTGTTGGGAAAAGGTGAATCAATTTCATCGGTTCTATCAGGAAGTACAAGAGCTGCACGCACAGTTGGTGAAATCTGAAACGCTAGTCGTTTTCATCAAACAGGATGAAGACCTGATCGAGGAGGATCAACTACGGAACAACTGTGTCGAGTTGACAGCGGTGGATGAGGAACTTGAGGTTCAGTGCAAATCAGAGCTTGCAGGAGAAAGCGACATACATCCAACGGAGTCGGAGTTACCAGACAAACCTCGCAAAAAGCGGAAATACACTAGACGGGCGCCAGAGGAACGGATAGCAAAACCGAAGAAACCAAGACCGCACAAGTTGCTGACCGCCGACGAACGGCAAGCCGAAGATGACTATATCAAGCAACACACTCGCTACACATGCCTGGATTGTGATCTAGTATTCGATGACTTCCGTGGAACCAAGCGGCACCGCCTCAAAGTCCACCAACAGGCGTATGTAGTGTGCTGTGACCAGCAGTTTCGAACGCGATCGTTGCTGTACCAGCACGTGCAAAGTAGGCTGAACCCGGAATCGTTCAAGTGCGAGATTTGCGGCAGGGTGTTCGAGCTTAGAAGGAACTATCTACGGCATCAGAGGGAAATTCATGCCGCTGAACAGGAACTGATACACAAATGCCATCGGTGTCCGAAGGGATTCGTCAAAGAAGGCGCATTGAAGCGACACTTGGCAGAACACGAAACGCTGGACAATGAGTTGGCGAAGTGCGACACCTGCGGGTACAAATTCGGCACCAAGGAAGCCTTGAAGAAGCACATCAAGGCGGTCCATGAGGAGGCCAGCGACTACATTTGTGAAATTTGCTCGAAGGGCTTCTATCGCAAGTCCTTCTTCTTGGAACATCGAAAAACGCACGATATGACTGCGGAGCAGCTGAAGAAGCAGTGCCCAGTGTGCAACAAGTGGCTGAAGAGCCATGCGTACTGGGTAAAGCACGTGCGACGGCACCGCAACGAAGGGGACCACAAGTGCCAGGAATGCGGACACGTTTCGATCAACTTGATGGCACTGAAGGCGCACATGACACGACGGCACGGTCCAAGCAGCCACAGGCGGCATGTTTGCGAACTGTGCGGCAAAGAGTACTCGCATGGTACAACGTTGAAGGAGCACGTGGCCAACGCGCATACGGGAGCGCCACTGTACCAGTGCTGCTACTGTTCAAAGAGTTTTTTCTCCAATGCCACCATGTACGGGCACCGGAAGAAGGATCACCCGCAGGAGTGGCTCAAGGACCACATGGCTAAGTATGGCGTTGGAGTGGAGAAGCAACCATAGTCCATGATAATCCGTGACGCTATTGTCGGAAATACAATCTTGTTCTTTCTAGTGCTATACACTAAGTATAGCCAAACCACAAGCGTTTCAATTAACTTTTGCAGAATCCAGATTCCCAGAGCTAAAGATCACCTGGTTTCTTTGAACAGAAGCCAACAAAGGTTCACGAATAGGAGTTCGTGTTGTATAGCAGTGGAGGTAATCGACCTGCCTGGGCCCGTAGCTCGGCCTACAGCTTGTGGCCCGCAACAGGGACTAGCAGCGAGACGTCAATCGCCAACCGGTGGTGATCCAAGTACCCCGTCTGAAGCATTGAAGGAACTTAAAGCAAAACTGTGGTAGCAAGCGATGGACGAAGAGTATCGAGCGCAGATCGAGAACAACACTTGGGAGCTGCAGCTCCCAGAACTACCAGCGGACCGAAAAGCCATCGTCAGCAAGTGGTTGTGCAAATCGAAGGGGAACGAAAAAGGGAACATTGTGCGACACAAGGCAAAACTGATTGCCCAAGGTTTCAACCAGAAGTACGGCGTAGACTTCGACGAGATCTTTGCTCCCGTTGCCAAGCAGGTGACTCTCGGGACGTTACTCACGGTACATAGTCAGTCGTCGCGGAATTTTTGTGAAGCACAGGGACCGCATACAGCGCCCGTTCGCTTATTGCAAACCCGCTCATTGCAAcactttttggttgcaagtccgctaattgcaaaatttgacacgtgcaaccaagtgtcaaatttgtgctgtcatttccgttcgctcgttgcaaaatgtttaagggctgtttgcagatcaggaggaatttctcggcctatcttggtgcatgggaaattccttggctgaatcgctcaagaaaccgttttttcttcgaccgcagtacgcagttgccaagaaatgacagttcaaattcAAGTCATCGTTGAAAGTTTCTGCCACGAAtcgttcaagaagtttcttgagcgattcctcttGAACTCCCAAACTGGGctttacattgcaacgagcgaatgccattcgctaattgcaacgtcactttgacactaaagggCAACGAAATTCACTGACAGCatgaatttgacacttgattgctttttaattgcaaaaacttgtcgaattttgcaattagcgaacttgcaactaaaaagcgttgcaacgagcgggtttgcaacgagcgaacgggcgcTGTATGTATGATAAACTAACCGATCGCAGCGCCACGATGTGATTACTTGTGTTGCCGGTAACATATTTTTTTACataaaattcagattggacttggatgtaTGTTCTCTGTGGTTCAAGTTTAGAGAAGCAAATCTCGCAAGAACTCTTTGAAAAACTGTGTACAGCTTAAGAATGGTAAAAATGTACAGTACCAGCGATCCTGAGGGCGAAAAGAATTAGCTTCGAAACGTGTTTCGAAGCGTACATTTGTTGATTCAATATTATCTTCTACACCACTAGGGCTTTCTTTTCTTCGCCTATTGTTAACACAGCAACTTTACGTACACTAAGTATATTTCACATAGACTTCTACTTTCTTTCGGACTGTCGAACTGCATATCAATGTGCGATTGATAAACCGAATTTCAACGCATCCCACTCAGCATCTGTTCTCTAGTAGAACCGAACTATATTATACACTCTCATCTCATATCACCAAGCATCTCATGTAAAGTTGAAGCATTGTAGGAAAAGCAGTTCAAAGGAGCAACAGAATTTTGACTTAACAAAACGTTACAGATTTCGACTTCTGCCTCGTCGAAGTCCTAGATTTCTTAAAACAAACGCGGAATCAGCCTAAAAACTGAAAAGTAGAAATAGGAAAAGAAACAACAAGTATGATTTAACTCACACTAACAGTCGATCACTGCGGTGCATCTTcgcgctgttgctgctgctgtggcCGGTTCGTCGTACTGCTAGGGGCGGCCGGTCGGTCCAAAAGGGGGGCCTCCTCTCCGGCTACTCCGGCTCCTGCCACCACGGGGgcagccgccgccgccaccggttGGTTGTTGTAGTTGTTGCCGGCTGCTCCCGGGGGAGGCGGCCTCCGGAAGTACAGCGCTGCCCCGAGCACTATCGTCAGTATCGTGATCAGATACAGATCCCAGTTGGAGGCGATGTTCTCGTCCAGTTCGAGCAGGACGCTGAAGGGAGACTGGGGAAAGAGAAAGATAAATTGGTTAAAAAATGATGGAATATGGAAGCAAAACTCCTGGCCTTCAAATTGGTATTACCCAAATACATGGACAAGGACCACCGATTATATAGAAACAAAGAAAAAGAGCTAAACAGTATTAACAGACAGTGACAAATCGAGAATGAACATTGAAAAAGGGagaagaaaatatgaaaaaaaaatatcttgtaGGGACAATCCAGATTACTTACCTCTCGCAGTGATTCCAACTTGAACAGCAATTGGAGCTTCATCAGGGCCAAGGTGACGGGCACCTTGGCGTCGGCGCTGGTCTCCGCTGCCAAATCGTAGCACCGTTTGGCCAGGTGGATGTCCTTCTTCATGCCGAGGCCCTGTTCGTGCATGTAGCCCAGGTTGAACATCGCCTGGGCGTTGTGCTGCTGTTCCGAAGCCATCCTGGAAACGTAATGCATTAAAAAGTTTATAGGAGAAGCTGAGAAGGTACTACAATCTACAATATAGTTTAATCTTTGGCAGCATTTTCGAAATAAAAGATTGTCGGTCATGATGGTATTCTCCATGCATCAATATTGTGATTTAATTTGAAAGATATATCTTTCTATATCTATGTATTTATACATAAACACAATTCAAAAAACTGATCAACGGGttagagcaggggttctcaaactttttcaggttgcgacccactttcgatttttaaagaatttggcgacccaccagaacGTATTTTCATGCAGTAAgtcattttggaaaattttgactGGCTTTTTAATAAGCACATTTTATCACTTCCAAAGGCTTTGATAAGTTTACGTTACGTAGTTtccgaataaaaaaaatagttttctttttcaattattgtGCTCTTTTAAGTCTAAGTAAGGTTGAAGTTTTGGTAAACTCTTAGTCTAAAGAGTTTGAGATAAGTTAGCAAGGTTCTAATCAAGTCTGACTCAAGTCTGCAGCACTTCAGAATAGGTTTTAAGTATGCTCTCACATATTCTAGGAATTAACAAAAATAAATTACATTTTATACAAATTCTTTGACAATATAGCACAAATTTTGTACTTATGCGGGATTTTAACATCTACTTTAAAATGAAAGATTGGGTTGAAAATGTTTCAAATATTTGAAGCGTGTGGGTGAAAATCAAAAAgagtttttagaattatagtactGCTGCATTGTAAGACGAATCCTCATGAAAATTTTAGTCATATCCTCCATACGcacttattttatttatatttttattgaaatcgctTTTCAGTTGTTCTGATTTCTGTAAAAGTTCAAACAATCGACATTCAGCAGAATTTCACCGAAGTTAAGCTCTACTTAAGTTCGGTTAAGGTAGGGTTTGTTgtcgaaatttggtattttttactaatttttatttttttacttgtttgatattttaactgctgaactGCTAACTGACAATGCAAACTGTAAGCAACAACAAAACCCTTTTGAATGAGAGCTCataatttgcgaatcagtttcagaacgcagacagtagAATTAATATTCAATATACTTCCGACTAAGACGTATAATACATaattttgaatagaattaagGAGAAACCGTACTTCTAGAAATAGCTATGTCGAATCTCCAAGGAAGTATTTGTACATTATAAAATGGCTAGCTGACataaacccgtaacgtgggtagatcaccttggaatggtgcgttacggcgtaagatctaccatacaaTACCAAATTTTAATCCTGCTATTTTCCAGtctggttaatttaaatgcaggatcaagatttggtttacttttttttactgttttttttttgtttattaattgttttttattctatttttgtaatttgtttttcactgctaatatatgTACAGTTTGTTTCAGAGGAATGCAGGTAAATTTGTCCTATGTGTAAATAacccaatttacaaaaaaaataactgttgtgaacgtatcaccatttaatactattttctatttcagatttacaagcagcgatcaaaacggcaaaGCATCTCTTTTCTTAGAAAGattaagattaccgtacgattcagTGGCTGGTAGACCACGGTGTCCGCGTCGATTTCTTCGAGCCGAGTTTCGTAATTTCGCGTGTTCTGTTTCTTCGAGTACAGTATCGTAATTTCACGGGTTTTGATGTGTGTTTCTTCCGTTTCTTATTTTCGCGAACCTCGTTTTACGCaaactatttttgatataaaaaaaaatgaaatgtctgGAAGCCATCCGGTAGTTAAAATACAGTGATC includes:
- the LOC109410301 gene encoding transcription factor grauzone-like, producing the protein MTPDLIDRKCFICCQRTTNFLTISDSENDSKCNTGLIIRQHFWFQESDLQDGIICESCWEKVNQFHRFYQEVQELHAQLVKSETLVVFIKQDEDLIEEDQLRNNCVELTAVDEELEVQCKSELAGESDIHPTESELPDKPRKKRKYTRRAPEERIAKPKKPRPHKLLTADERQAEDDYIKQHTRYTCLDCDLVFDDFRGTKRHRLKVHQQAYVVCCDQQFRTRSLLYQHVQSRLNPESFKCEICGRVFELRRNYLRHQREIHAAEQELIHKCHRCPKGFVKEGALKRHLAEHETLDNELAKCDTCGYKFGTKEALKKHIKAVHEEASDYICEICSKGFYRKSFFLEHRKTHDMTAEQLKKQCPVCNKWLKSHAYWVKHVRRHRNEGDHKCQECGHVSINLMALKAHMTRRHGPSSHRRHVCELCGKEYSHGTTLKEHVANAHTGAPLYQCCYCSKSFFSNATMYGHRKKDHPQEWLKDHMAKYGVGVEKQP